A stretch of Streptomyces vietnamensis DNA encodes these proteins:
- a CDS encoding ABC transporter ATP-binding protein, whose protein sequence is MNTPPRPDLPPEEPTASVRRVLLDHIRPSWPALALGGLLSLVTAAAGLTIPLVAERLIDGLTHDRPLDGVLFAMGVLVAVTALAGPVAQYVLRRAAETVVLTARRRLSSHLLRLRIGEFDRTEPGDLIARVTSDTALLRQVTTDALVGTATGALTLAVTTVLMCLLDPVLTGVTLGVLLLAGWVVRTVMVRVNEAGTAAQESVGLVGAALERALGALRTVKASGAEDRAEAAVHEAAESSWRAGVRAAKWLALAGNTAELAVQTAFFTVLAIGGSRVASGALDVGRLIAFLMYVFYLVPAVQQLVGGVSQYQLGAAAVNRIRETESLRAEPKGRGPEPEPVGSPVPASLEFRDVHFRYGPELPPVHRGVSFSVPSRGTTAFVGPSGAGKTTLFSLLERFYEASAGSILLDGRRLDSWDLRELRSLIGYVEQDAPVVSGSLRENLLLGRPGASGPELDRVLRTARLDELVERLPEGLDTLVGHRGTRLSGGQRQRVAIARALLRRPRLLLLDEATSQLDAVNEAALRDTVADVSRTTTVLIVAHRLSTVAMADRIVVLDGGVVRAVGTHAELLAGDPLYAELAATQFLEPTA, encoded by the coding sequence GTGAACACACCGCCCCGCCCCGACCTCCCTCCCGAGGAGCCCACGGCCTCCGTCCGGCGCGTCCTGCTCGACCACATCCGACCCTCCTGGCCGGCGCTCGCCCTCGGCGGTCTGCTGAGCCTGGTGACCGCCGCGGCCGGTCTGACGATCCCGCTCGTGGCCGAGCGGCTCATCGACGGCCTGACCCACGACCGGCCCCTCGACGGCGTGCTGTTCGCGATGGGGGTCCTCGTCGCCGTCACCGCGCTCGCGGGACCGGTCGCGCAGTACGTGCTGCGCCGGGCCGCCGAGACGGTCGTCCTCACCGCGCGGCGGCGGCTCTCCTCGCACCTCCTGCGGCTGCGGATCGGCGAGTTCGACCGGACCGAGCCCGGCGACCTGATCGCCCGGGTCACCTCCGACACGGCGCTCCTGCGGCAGGTCACCACCGACGCGCTCGTCGGCACCGCCACCGGGGCGCTCACCCTCGCCGTGACCACGGTGCTGATGTGCCTGCTCGACCCGGTGCTCACCGGCGTGACGCTCGGCGTGCTGCTCCTCGCCGGCTGGGTGGTCCGCACGGTCATGGTGCGGGTCAACGAGGCCGGGACCGCCGCCCAGGAGTCGGTGGGCCTGGTCGGGGCGGCCCTGGAGCGGGCGCTCGGCGCGCTGCGCACGGTGAAGGCCTCCGGCGCGGAGGACCGGGCCGAGGCCGCCGTCCACGAGGCGGCCGAGTCCTCCTGGCGGGCCGGGGTGCGGGCGGCGAAGTGGCTCGCGCTCGCCGGGAACACCGCCGAACTCGCCGTGCAGACCGCCTTCTTCACCGTCCTCGCGATCGGCGGCAGCCGGGTCGCCTCCGGGGCCCTGGACGTCGGCCGGCTCATCGCCTTCCTGATGTACGTGTTCTACCTGGTGCCCGCCGTGCAGCAACTCGTCGGCGGCGTCAGCCAGTACCAGCTGGGGGCGGCCGCGGTGAACCGCATCCGGGAGACGGAGTCCCTGCGCGCCGAACCGAAGGGCCGGGGACCGGAGCCGGAGCCCGTCGGCTCCCCCGTACCGGCCTCCCTGGAGTTCCGGGACGTGCACTTCCGCTACGGTCCCGAACTGCCGCCCGTGCACCGGGGGGTGAGCTTCTCCGTGCCGTCCCGGGGCACCACGGCCTTCGTCGGACCGTCCGGCGCGGGCAAGACCACCCTCTTCTCGCTCCTGGAGCGCTTCTACGAGGCCTCGGCCGGCAGCATCCTCCTCGACGGGCGCCGCCTGGACAGCTGGGACCTGCGGGAACTGCGCTCCCTCATCGGTTACGTGGAGCAGGACGCGCCCGTCGTGTCCGGTTCCCTGCGGGAGAACCTGCTGCTCGGGCGGCCCGGCGCGAGCGGCCCCGAGCTCGACCGGGTCCTGCGCACGGCCCGCCTCGACGAGCTGGTGGAGCGCCTGCCGGAGGGCCTCGACACGCTGGTGGGGCACCGCGGCACCCGGCTCTCCGGCGGTCAGCGGCAGCGGGTGGCGATCGCCCGCGCGCTCCTTCGCCGCCCCCGGCTGCTGCTCCTGGACGAGGCGACGTCCCAGCTGGACGCGGTGAACGAGGCCGCGCTGCGGGACACCGTCGCCGACGTCTCGCGGACCACGACCGTCCTGATCGTGGCGCACCGGCTGTCCACGGTCGCCATGGCCGACCGGATCGTCGTGCTCGACGGGGGTGTCGTACGGGCCGTCGGCACCCACGCCGAGCTCCTCGCCGGCGATCCCCTCTACGCCGAGCTGGCAGCGACCCAGTTCCTCGAACCCACCGCCTGA
- the lanKC gene encoding class III lanthionine synthetase LanKC, whose product MEATTIPELMAYCQADPAFFEPPWHMRDEDSLFAAGKRPCPPGWRRRANGLWTVVEPEDGHLPEQGWKIHVSATAADADTVCDLVSEFCLARGVTFKFLRSGAALRLLNSKYADRGGSGKLLTLYPAGDTVLAELLPELAALLKGFTGPYVLSDVRYEDSPVYVRYGAFVPLTYTAPGGELVYAVRAPDGSLVPDRRDPVFTVPEWVTVPEVLRASVERRTAGGEEFPYLIEKSLHFSNGGGVYLARARDGGGYVVLVEARPHAGLDRDGADAVARLTREREVLERLDGLDCVPRVLGHLVVWEHHFLVEEYVEGETLLEEVFARYPLGSPEPSAERLAEYTAWATGVLAKVDRALMAVHARGVRFADLHPANIILRPDGRVALIDFEIAGDLDDPKPPALGAPGFTAPEGMSGREADEYALNCLRQWMFLPINPLQERDPVKYATLTDVITAHFPLPEGFGARLVRKLGEGREPFGEDTAARLLAGAPEDWPAVRDALVAGIRASATPGRTDRLFPGDPQQFGTGGIGVASGAAGVLWALRQTGADVPEEYGEWLAAAVRRVREPRPGLMDGLHGVAAVLDALGRRDEALDVLDRTRALHAGLRAPGLHSGLAGAGLGLLGFASLTGDGELRAEALDIGETLAAELGRESSPMFPPTGRVGLEHGLTGVAYFFLRLHELTGDPHHLDLARTALRRETDRGQFLPDGGFRLLYGNRHLVYLGPGSGGLALVLARYLARVPDPTAPEATEFARVVAGVRHACRAPFVRHPALFMGRAGIITTLGLLDVPEDRPHVHEHVRRLSWHAVSHEGHPAFPGNQLLRLSMDLDSGNAGVLVALGVAFERNASIVPFLDLRAPATGEPSTAHGRR is encoded by the coding sequence ATGGAAGCCACCACGATTCCGGAGCTGATGGCCTACTGTCAGGCCGATCCGGCCTTCTTCGAACCGCCGTGGCACATGCGGGACGAGGACAGTCTGTTCGCGGCCGGGAAGCGGCCCTGCCCGCCCGGATGGCGCCGCCGCGCCAACGGCCTGTGGACGGTCGTCGAGCCCGAGGACGGTCACCTGCCCGAGCAGGGCTGGAAGATCCACGTGTCGGCCACGGCCGCCGACGCGGACACCGTGTGCGACCTCGTGTCCGAGTTCTGCCTCGCCCGGGGTGTCACCTTCAAGTTCCTCCGCAGCGGGGCCGCGCTGCGGCTCCTGAACAGCAAGTACGCCGACCGGGGCGGCAGCGGCAAGCTCCTCACCCTCTACCCGGCCGGCGACACCGTGCTCGCCGAGCTCCTTCCGGAGCTCGCGGCGCTCCTGAAGGGCTTCACCGGCCCGTACGTCCTCAGCGACGTCCGGTACGAGGACTCCCCCGTGTACGTCCGGTACGGCGCGTTCGTCCCGCTGACGTACACGGCGCCCGGCGGCGAACTCGTGTACGCCGTGCGGGCGCCGGACGGCTCGCTGGTGCCGGACCGGCGCGACCCGGTCTTCACGGTGCCGGAGTGGGTGACGGTCCCGGAGGTGCTGCGCGCCTCGGTCGAGCGCCGCACGGCGGGCGGGGAGGAGTTCCCGTACCTGATCGAGAAGTCGCTGCACTTCTCCAACGGCGGCGGGGTCTACCTGGCCCGGGCGCGGGACGGCGGGGGTTACGTCGTCCTGGTGGAGGCCCGGCCGCACGCGGGGCTCGACCGCGACGGCGCCGACGCCGTCGCCCGGCTCACCCGGGAACGGGAGGTCCTGGAACGGCTCGACGGCCTCGACTGCGTGCCCCGGGTCCTCGGCCATCTGGTCGTCTGGGAGCACCACTTCCTCGTCGAGGAGTACGTCGAGGGCGAGACGCTCCTGGAGGAGGTGTTCGCCCGCTATCCGCTCGGCAGTCCCGAGCCCTCGGCCGAGCGGCTCGCCGAGTACACCGCGTGGGCGACCGGTGTCCTCGCGAAGGTGGACCGGGCGCTGATGGCCGTCCACGCGCGCGGGGTGCGCTTCGCCGACCTGCACCCGGCGAACATCATCCTGCGCCCCGACGGGCGCGTGGCCCTGATCGACTTCGAGATCGCCGGCGACCTCGACGACCCGAAGCCGCCGGCGCTCGGCGCGCCCGGTTTCACCGCACCCGAGGGCATGTCCGGGCGGGAGGCCGACGAGTACGCCCTGAACTGTCTGCGGCAGTGGATGTTCCTGCCGATCAACCCGCTCCAGGAGCGCGACCCCGTCAAGTACGCCACCCTCACCGACGTCATCACCGCGCACTTCCCGCTGCCCGAGGGCTTCGGTGCCCGTCTCGTCCGCAAGCTCGGCGAGGGCCGTGAGCCCTTCGGCGAGGACACCGCGGCCCGGCTGCTCGCCGGGGCGCCCGAGGACTGGCCCGCCGTCCGGGACGCGCTCGTCGCCGGCATCCGTGCGAGCGCGACCCCGGGGCGTACGGACCGGCTCTTCCCCGGCGACCCCCAGCAGTTCGGCACGGGCGGCATCGGCGTCGCCTCCGGAGCCGCCGGGGTGCTGTGGGCGCTGCGTCAGACGGGCGCCGACGTGCCGGAGGAGTACGGGGAGTGGCTGGCGGCGGCCGTGCGGCGGGTGAGGGAGCCGCGCCCGGGACTGATGGACGGCCTGCACGGCGTGGCGGCGGTGCTCGACGCGCTCGGGCGCCGCGACGAGGCCCTGGACGTGCTCGACCGTACCCGCGCGCTCCACGCCGGTCTGCGGGCACCCGGACTGCACTCGGGTCTGGCGGGCGCCGGGCTGGGCCTGCTCGGCTTCGCCTCGCTCACCGGCGACGGGGAGCTGCGCGCGGAGGCCCTCGACATCGGCGAGACGCTCGCGGCGGAACTGGGACGCGAGAGTTCCCCGATGTTCCCGCCGACGGGGCGCGTGGGGCTCGAACACGGGCTGACGGGCGTGGCGTACTTCTTCCTGCGGCTCCACGAGCTCACCGGCGACCCCCACCACCTCGACCTGGCGCGGACGGCGCTGCGCCGCGAGACGGACCGGGGGCAGTTCCTCCCGGACGGGGGCTTCCGGCTCCTGTACGGCAACCGGCACCTGGTCTACCTCGGTCCCGGCAGCGGCGGTCTCGCGCTGGTCCTCGCCCGGTACCTCGCGCGCGTGCCGGACCCGACGGCCCCTGAGGCCACGGAGTTCGCGCGGGTCGTCGCCGGGGTGCGGCACGCCTGCCGGGCGCCTTTCGTCCGCCATCCCGCGCTGTTCATGGGGCGGGCGGGCATCATCACCACCCTCGGTCTTCTCGACGTGCCCGAGGACCGGCCGCACGTGCACGAGCACGTCCGCCGGCTGTCCTGGCACGCCGTCTCCCACGAAGGCCACCCGGCCTTCCCCGGCAACCAGCTCCTGCGCCTGTCCATGGACCTGGACAGCGGAAACGCGGGTGTGCTCGTTGCCCTCGGCGTCGCGTTCGAACGGAACGCGTCGATCGTCCCCTTCCTCGATCTGCGGGCGCCCGCGACCGGGGAGCCGTCCACGGCACACGGAAGGAGGTGA